One segment of Macrotis lagotis isolate mMagLag1 chromosome 1, bilby.v1.9.chrom.fasta, whole genome shotgun sequence DNA contains the following:
- the LOC141509748 gene encoding olfactory receptor 2AJ1-like yields MILLGKEKNQTLASDFILLGLLDPNQDGLLLLTLILIMYMVATIGNTVLILLIRIDIRLHTPMYFFLSHLSFMDILHISNIIPKMASNYISGRKSITFAGCGFQIFFYVIFMGAECLILTVMSYDRYVAICHPLRYPILMSHRISVILAAGCWLGGTVNSTIHTIYVLLLPFCGTRAIDHFFCEVPALLKLACTDTSHYESGLNVTGILFLLIPISIILASYGQILRTVLHIKSMEAQKKAFSTCSSHLAVVTIYYGSIIFTYMRPRSYHTPGQDKILAITYTVLTPVLNPIIYSFRNKDVLCALKKVLGKTLIHKNENLLKIRLNAHE; encoded by the coding sequence ATGATACtcctggggaaggaaaaaaatcaaactctgGCTAGTGATTTCATCCTATTAGGATTATTGGATCCAAACCAGGATGGATTGCTCCTCTTAACACTTATTCTCATCATGTATATGGTGGCAACTATAGGAAACACAGTATTGATTCTTCTTATTCGCATTGACATCCGCCTCCACACTCCAATGTACTTCTTTCTCAGCCATCTCTCCTTCATGGATATCTTGCACATCTCCAATATCATTCCCAAGATGGCCAGTAACTACATTTCTGGAAGGAAATCCATCACATTTGCAGGTTGTGGGTTCCAAATCTTCTTCTATGTCATCTTCATGGGTGCTGAATGCCTTATTCTCACAGTGATGTCCTATGATCGCTATGTAGCCATCTGCCACCCATTGCGGTACCCCATCCTCATGAGTCACCGAATTAGTGTCATTCTGGCTGCTGGCTGCTGGCTTGGGGGAACAGTCAACTCTACAATTCATACCATTTATGTACTACTTCTCCCTTTCTGTGGCACCAGAGCCATTGACCACTTTTTCTGTGAAGTTCCAGCCTTGTTGAAACTCGCCTGTACTGACACATCACACTATGAAAGCGGACTCAATGTGACTGGTATACTCTTCCTACTAATTCCCATTTCCATCATCCTGGCCTCTTATGGTCAGATTCTCCGAACTGTGCTTCATATTAAATCCATGGAGGCCCAGAAAAAAGCCTTCTCCACTTGTTCCTCCCACCTGGCTGTGGTTACCATTTACTATGGGTCAATTATTTTCACATACATGAGACCAAGGTCCTATCATACTCCTGGTCAGGACAAGATTTTAGCCATCACATATACCGTTCTCACTCCTGTGCTCAATCCTATTATCTACAGCTTCAGAAATAAAGATGTCTTATGTGCTCTGAAGAAAGTTTTAGGAAAGACTCTTATTCACAAGAatgaaaatttacttaaaattagaCTGAATGCTCATGAATGA
- the LOC141509744 gene encoding olfactory receptor 2AJ1-like: MILLGKEKNQTFARDFILLGLLDPNQDGLLLLTLILIMYMVATMGNTVLILLICIDIRLHTPMYFFLSHLSFMDILHISNIIPKMASNYISGRKSITFAGCGFQIFFYIIFVGAECLILTVMSYDRYVAICHPLRYPILMSHRISVILAAGCWLGGTVNSTVHTIYVLLLPFCGTRAIDHFFCEVPALLKLACTDTSHYERGLNVSGVIFLLIPISIILASYGQILRTVLHIKSMEAQKKAFSTCSSHLAVVTIYYGSIIFTYMRPRSYHTPGQDKVLAITYTILTPVLNPIIYSFRNKDVLCALKKVLGKTLIHKNENLLKIRLNVHE, translated from the coding sequence ATGATACtcctggggaaggaaaaaaatcagacttttgCTAGAGATTTCATTCTATTAGGATTATTGGATCCAAACCAGGATGGATTGCTCCTCTTAACACTTATTCTCATCATGTATATGGTGGCAACTATGGGAAACacagttttgattcttcttattTGCATTGACATCCGCCTCCACACTCCAATGTACTTCTTTCTCAGCCATCTCTCCTTCATGGATATCTTGCACATCTCCAATATCATTCCCAAGATGGCCAGTAACTACATTTCTGGAAGGAAATCCATCACATTTGCAGGTTGTGGGTTCCAAATCTTCTTCTATATCATCTTCGTGGGTGCTGAATGCCTTATTCTCACAGTGATGTCCTATGATCGCTATGTAGCCATCTGCCACCCATTGCGCTACCCCATCCTCATGAGTCATCGAATTAGTGTCATTCTAGCTGCTGGCTGCTGGCTTGGGGGAACAGTCAACTCTACAGTTCATACCATTTATGTACTACTTCTCCCTTTCTGTGGCACCAGAGCCATTGACCACTTTTTCTGTGAAGTTCCAGCCTTGTTGAAACTCGCCTGTACTGACACGTCACACTATGAAAGAGGACTCAATGTGAGTGGTGTAATCTTCCTACTAATTCCTATTTCCATCATCCTGGCCTCTTATGGTCAGATTCTCCGAACTGTGCTTCATATTAAATCCATGGAGGCCCAGAAAAAAGCCTTCTCCACTTGTTCCTCCCACCTGGCTGTGGTTACCATTTACTATGGGTCAATTATTTTCACATACATGAGACCAAGGTCCTATCATACTCCTGGTCAGGACAAAGTCTTAGCCATCACATATACCATTCTCACTCCGGTGCTCAATCCTATTATCTACAGCTTCAGAAATAAAGATGTCTTATGTGCTCTGAAGAAAGTTTTAGGAAAGACTCTTATTCACAAGAatgaaaatttacttaaaattagaCTGAATGTTCATGAATGA